From a region of the Mycobacterium intracellulare ATCC 13950 genome:
- the hflX gene encoding GTPase HflX gives MTHPEFRDHAVTEPSTGELALEDRSALRRVAGLSTELADVTEVEYRQLRLERVVLVGVWTDGTAADSQASMAELAALAETAGSQVLEGLIQRRDKPDPSTYIGSGKAAELREVVLATGADTVICDGELSPAQLTALEKAVKVKVIDRTALILDIFAQHATSREGKAQVSLAQMEYMLPRLRGWGESMSRQAGGRAGGSGGGVGLRGPGETKIETDRRRIRERMAKLRREIKDMKQVRDTQRSRRLHSDVPSIAIVGYTNAGKSSLLNALTGAGVLVQDALFATLEPTTRRAEFDEGRSFVLTDTVGFVRHLPTQLVEAFRSTLEEVVDADLLVHVVDGSDVNPLAQINAVRQVVTDVIADHDGAPPPELLVVNKVDAASDLALAKLRHALPGAVFVSARTGEGIDALRRRIAELAVPADTAVDVVIPYHRGDLVARLHADGRVQHEEHDAEGTRIKARVPVALAGRLREFAAR, from the coding sequence ATGACACATCCCGAATTTCGCGATCACGCGGTCACGGAGCCCAGCACGGGCGAACTCGCCCTCGAGGATCGGTCGGCGCTGCGCCGCGTCGCCGGCCTGTCCACCGAGCTCGCCGACGTCACCGAGGTCGAATACCGCCAGCTTCGGCTGGAGCGGGTCGTCCTGGTGGGCGTGTGGACCGACGGCACCGCCGCCGACAGCCAGGCCAGCATGGCCGAGCTGGCCGCCCTCGCCGAAACGGCCGGCTCCCAGGTGCTCGAAGGGCTCATCCAGCGCCGCGACAAGCCCGACCCGTCGACCTACATCGGCTCGGGTAAGGCCGCCGAACTGCGCGAGGTGGTGCTGGCGACCGGCGCCGACACCGTCATCTGCGACGGTGAGCTGTCCCCGGCTCAGCTGACCGCGCTGGAGAAGGCGGTGAAGGTCAAGGTCATCGACCGCACCGCGCTGATCCTGGACATCTTCGCCCAGCACGCCACGAGCCGGGAGGGCAAGGCGCAGGTGTCGCTGGCCCAGATGGAATACATGCTGCCGCGGCTGCGCGGTTGGGGTGAGTCGATGTCGCGGCAGGCCGGTGGCCGCGCCGGCGGCAGTGGGGGAGGCGTGGGCCTGCGCGGTCCCGGTGAGACCAAGATCGAGACCGACCGGCGGCGCATCCGCGAGCGGATGGCGAAGCTGCGCCGCGAGATCAAGGACATGAAGCAGGTCCGCGACACCCAGCGCAGCCGCCGGTTGCACAGCGACGTGCCGTCGATCGCCATCGTCGGCTACACCAACGCCGGCAAGTCCAGCCTGCTCAACGCGCTGACCGGCGCCGGGGTGCTGGTGCAGGACGCGTTGTTCGCCACCCTGGAGCCCACCACGCGGCGCGCCGAGTTCGACGAAGGACGTTCGTTCGTGCTCACCGACACCGTCGGGTTCGTCCGGCACCTGCCCACCCAGCTCGTCGAGGCCTTCCGCTCCACCCTGGAGGAGGTCGTCGACGCCGACCTGCTGGTGCACGTCGTCGACGGCTCCGACGTCAACCCGCTGGCGCAGATCAATGCGGTCCGACAGGTGGTCACCGACGTCATCGCCGACCATGACGGCGCGCCCCCGCCCGAGCTGCTGGTGGTGAACAAGGTCGACGCCGCAAGCGATTTGGCGTTGGCCAAGCTCCGCCACGCGCTGCCGGGCGCGGTGTTCGTCTCCGCGCGCACCGGCGAGGGCATCGACGCCCTGCGCCGCCGCATCGCCGAGCTGGCCGTGCCCGCCGACACGGCCGTGGACGTGGTGATCCCGTATCACCGCGGGGACCTGGTGGCCCGCCTGCACGCCGACGGGCGCGTCCAGCACGAGGAGCACGACGCCGAGGGCACCCGGATCAAGGCCCGGGTCCCGGTCGCCTTGGCCGGCCGGCTGCGCGAGTTCGCCGCCCGCTGA